A stretch of candidate division WOR-3 bacterium DNA encodes these proteins:
- the cutA gene encoding divalent-cation tolerance protein CutA, producing MKFVFVYTTLPNKLIAKKIGRILVEEKLVACVNFFPIESIYRWKEKLVEEKEFILIMKTRKSLYKKLEKRLKEIHPYEIPAIVSYEIKNGFIPYLSWIEKETIRDK from the coding sequence TTGAAATTTGTTTTTGTTTATACAACCTTACCCAATAAATTAATTGCAAAGAAGATAGGTAGAATATTAGTGGAAGAAAAATTGGTTGCCTGTGTTAACTTTTTCCCAATTGAGTCTATTTATAGATGGAAGGAAAAATTAGTAGAAGAAAAGGAATTTATTCTTATTATGAAGACAAGAAAATCTCTATATAAGAAATTAGAAAAGAGGCTAAAAGAGATTCATCCATATGAAATTCCTGCGATTGTTTCTTATGAGATTAAAAATGGCTTTATTCCTTATCTATCCTGGATTGAAAAGGAAACCATAAGAGATAAATAA
- a CDS encoding SpoIID/LytB domain-containing protein produces MKSKANFFFIILTFAISCTPFFVRKLKEEPTVRILLQKNPEKLELSSDSKIKLSIAEKNTLISGKISIYFNPYLRIITSEGTIEDPTLPITVHPMNKPIKIDGKLYPGIIKILKSYDILIVNEVKIEEYLKGVVPYEIGKLQEDQIEALKAQAVAARSYAMANIKSGEPFDISPTIWHQVYEGLGEPNHLIERAIESTRGIVATYKGKVIDAKYSSTCGGVTEDNENVWIGEKIPYLRSVKDSKGSGEPFCGKSPHYRWERIYDKKEFFENVKKQIKELFGEAPGKIEWIKITKRTKTNRVRTIEINTDIGKFYLEKDAIRRLFSDYRGSLKSLMFQIKVKGNQIIVSGKGYGHGVGMCQYGAMEMAKEGYNYKSILNHYYKGIKLEKLW; encoded by the coding sequence ATGAAATCAAAAGCTAATTTTTTCTTTATCATTTTAACATTTGCAATTTCCTGTACCCCTTTTTTTGTCAGGAAATTAAAAGAAGAACCTACTGTAAGAATACTACTTCAAAAAAATCCTGAAAAATTAGAACTTTCTTCCGATTCAAAAATAAAGCTTTCTATAGCAGAGAAAAATACGCTCATTTCAGGTAAGATTTCTATTTATTTTAATCCTTATTTAAGAATTATAACGTCCGAAGGAACCATAGAAGATCCAACTCTCCCTATTACAGTTCACCCAATGAATAAACCCATTAAAATTGATGGAAAACTTTATCCAGGAATAATAAAAATATTGAAAAGCTATGATATTTTAATAGTAAATGAGGTAAAGATAGAAGAATATTTAAAAGGGGTTGTGCCTTATGAAATTGGCAAACTTCAAGAGGATCAAATAGAAGCATTGAAAGCTCAAGCAGTAGCTGCAAGGTCTTATGCTATGGCGAATATAAAATCCGGAGAACCTTTTGATATTAGCCCTACCATATGGCACCAAGTTTACGAAGGATTGGGTGAACCCAATCATCTAATAGAAAGGGCCATTGAGTCCACAAGAGGAATAGTTGCAACATACAAAGGAAAGGTAATAGACGCAAAATATTCTTCCACTTGTGGAGGAGTTACCGAAGACAACGAAAATGTCTGGATTGGAGAAAAAATTCCTTATCTTAGATCCGTTAAAGATTCTAAAGGATCTGGAGAACCTTTCTGTGGAAAATCTCCTCACTATAGGTGGGAGAGAATTTATGATAAGAAAGAGTTCTTTGAAAATGTGAAAAAACAGATTAAGGAACTTTTCGGAGAAGCCCCAGGTAAAATTGAGTGGATTAAAATAACAAAGAGAACAAAAACAAATAGAGTAAGAACTATAGAAATAAATACAGATATTGGAAAATTTTATTTAGAAAAAGATGCGATAAGAAGACTTTTTAGCGATTATCGTGGTTCTTTAAAATCCCTTATGTTTCAAATAAAGGTTAAAGGTAATCAAATAATTGTCTCTGGAAAAGGTTATGGACACGGAGTTGGAATGTGTCAATATGGAGCAATGGAAATGGCAAAAGAAGGATACAATTACAAAAGTATCTTAAATCATTATTATAAGGGAATTAAACTTGAAAAGCTATGGTAA
- a CDS encoding Mut7-C RNAse domain-containing protein: MEDFLEKQEGYIRESPKFICDFMLGRLAKWLRLLGFDTSYYRNTNGKTIIHQSKNENRIILTRSKALKEKYEDAILIESENLFDQLKQVIKFLKIESPFSRCPVCNELIKKVKKETIKEEVPPYIFEVHHDFKKCPKCNRVFWKGTHYKEIEKIINEIKS; this comes from the coding sequence TTGGAAGATTTCTTAGAGAAACAGGAGGGCTATATTAGAGAATCTCCAAAATTCATCTGTGATTTTATGTTGGGACGGCTCGCAAAATGGCTTAGGCTTTTAGGTTTTGATACTTCATATTATAGAAACACGAATGGCAAAACAATAATACATCAAAGTAAAAATGAAAATCGTATTATTTTAACCAGATCCAAAGCCTTAAAAGAAAAATATGAGGACGCAATATTAATAGAATCAGAAAATCTTTTTGACCAGCTAAAACAAGTAATAAAATTCTTAAAAATAGAATCCCCTTTTTCCCGTTGTCCTGTTTGCAATGAATTAATAAAAAAAGTAAAAAAAGAAACCATTAAAGAAGAAGTCCCTCCCTACATTTTTGAAGTTCACCACGATTTTAAAAAATGTCCTAAGTGTAATAGAGTATTCTGGAAAGGAACACATTATAAAGAGATAGAAAAAATAATAAATGAAATCAAAAGCTAA
- a CDS encoding 2-hydroxyacid dehydrogenase, translating to MNKKFSVAFFDTKRYDKEFFDLVNKDYGFQLKYFTSRLNKDTANLSKGFDSVCAFVHDTIDRATIKILKQNGINLIALRCAGYNNVDLRAAFGNIHIVRVPSYSPHSVAEHTVALMLALNRKIHRAYFRSREGNFSIDGLLGFDMFGKTVGVIGTGKIGRVVIEILKGFGMNILAMDPKPDEEYAKKNGFRYVELTELLEKSDVITLHCPLTPETRYIINEKSIAKMKDGVMIINTGRGELIKTKALIEGLKKGKIGYAGLDVYEEETEYFFEDFSSSTISDDILARLLTFQNVLITSHQGFFTKEALYNIAKITLENIKEYFEGGHLKNEICYKCEEKTCRKKEGKRCFLLDSEKDP from the coding sequence ATGAATAAAAAATTTTCTGTTGCTTTTTTTGATACAAAGAGATATGATAAAGAGTTTTTTGACTTAGTTAATAAAGATTATGGATTTCAGTTAAAATACTTCACTAGTCGCTTAAACAAGGATACTGCGAATCTTTCAAAAGGCTTTGATAGTGTTTGTGCTTTTGTTCACGACACAATTGATAGAGCCACTATAAAAATTCTAAAACAAAACGGGATAAACCTTATCGCTCTCCGTTGCGCAGGCTATAACAACGTAGATCTCCGCGCAGCTTTTGGGAACATCCACATTGTTAGAGTTCCTAGTTATTCGCCCCATAGTGTTGCCGAACACACAGTGGCTTTAATGCTTGCCCTCAACAGAAAAATACATCGCGCTTACTTTCGCTCAAGAGAGGGAAATTTTTCTATCGACGGTCTTTTAGGATTTGATATGTTTGGAAAAACTGTAGGTGTAATTGGAACGGGTAAAATCGGAAGAGTGGTAATAGAAATTCTAAAAGGTTTCGGAATGAATATTCTTGCAATGGATCCAAAGCCCGATGAAGAATACGCTAAAAAAAACGGTTTTAGATATGTTGAATTAACAGAACTGTTAGAAAAATCTGATGTGATTACCCTTCACTGTCCTTTGACACCAGAAACAAGATATATAATAAACGAAAAAAGTATAGCAAAAATGAAAGATGGTGTAATGATTATTAATACAGGTAGAGGAGAATTAATAAAAACAAAAGCTCTTATAGAAGGTCTAAAAAAAGGCAAAATTGGTTATGCTGGACTTGACGTTTATGAAGAAGAAACCGAATATTTCTTTGAAGATTTTTCTTCTTCTACGATAAGTGATGATATTCTCGCAAGACTTCTAACATTCCAAAACGTTCTTATAACATCCCACCAGGGTTTCTTCACAAAGGAAGCGCTATATAATATCGCAAAAATAACCCTTGAAAACATTAAAGAATATTTTGAAGGTGGCCACTTAAAAAATGAAATCTGTTATAAATGCGAGGAGAAAACTTGTAGAAAAAAGGAAGGGAAACGATGCTTTCTTTTAGATTCAGAAAAAGACCCTTGA
- a CDS encoding right-handed parallel beta-helix repeat-containing protein: MINFYKLVFSSIIIGTLFLKAEPSGGPYGPIRQTYELPEVKGKIYYVAPYGRSGSMGESIEDPTTLEAAIERVKTGDAIIMRGGIYRTGNLMLNQGIIIQPYKDEQPILKGTYIANDWENLGNGLWKTKWKYLFPSEPADWWQRQFHGKETPLHRFNNDVVFVDGKFLQSVGWEGEVNENTFFIDYVKEEIYIGVDPKKHLIEITAFPIGIMRTTGECHGKSSDKRGPIIRGITFTQYASRAIEIEGVEPESPSHESKYGKEVIGTILENCEISNCGELGAKLRGDSLVVRHCKVSNTSTEGLYIVASSDVLLERNIFTQNNIERITGYYPAAVKIFNQCHRVICRDNLVIDLPYSNGIWYDVGNVDGVFVNNWVQNVGILQKELPRRYWPTNNGFFFEISKGVICAGNVFVNCEQGIFILNSSGAQIYQNTFINSTVNIGRTGRTPATDRLFGWHSATGPDVEKREGHIFVNNLLVGDENFNRPLFISWQEPSLCRKLKKPQLKKMDYNVYIRKEEKSEPLILWGPIENNEECQIPLRTPKDLSKIYKDFSTHSLYFLNYRDPIFRSWELGNYQLLKNFPNAGTILPEEVKKFLGDNVGESPFVGAYPPGQ; this comes from the coding sequence ATGATTAATTTTTATAAGTTAGTTTTTTCCTCTATAATTATAGGCACTCTTTTTCTAAAAGCGGAACCTTCTGGTGGACCATATGGACCAATAAGACAAACTTATGAATTGCCAGAGGTAAAAGGAAAGATTTATTATGTTGCTCCTTATGGAAGATCTGGCTCTATGGGAGAATCTATTGAAGACCCTACGACCTTAGAAGCAGCTATTGAGAGAGTGAAAACTGGAGATGCAATAATAATGCGAGGAGGAATTTACCGGACTGGAAATTTAATGTTGAATCAGGGGATAATTATCCAACCCTATAAAGATGAACAGCCTATATTAAAAGGAACCTATATAGCAAATGATTGGGAAAATTTGGGGAACGGGCTTTGGAAAACTAAGTGGAAATATTTATTTCCTTCTGAGCCTGCAGATTGGTGGCAAAGGCAATTCCACGGAAAAGAAACACCACTTCATCGTTTCAATAATGATGTAGTTTTTGTGGACGGAAAGTTCTTACAATCAGTTGGATGGGAAGGAGAAGTTAACGAAAATACTTTCTTTATTGATTACGTAAAGGAAGAGATATATATAGGGGTGGATCCTAAAAAACATTTAATAGAGATCACTGCTTTCCCTATAGGTATTATGAGAACAACTGGAGAATGTCATGGGAAAAGTTCGGATAAAAGGGGTCCAATAATAAGGGGAATAACTTTTACTCAATATGCCAGTAGGGCAATAGAAATTGAAGGCGTAGAGCCAGAGAGCCCTTCTCATGAGTCAAAATATGGAAAAGAAGTAATAGGAACTATTTTAGAAAATTGTGAAATTTCTAACTGTGGAGAGTTAGGTGCGAAACTTAGAGGAGATAGTCTTGTGGTTCGTCATTGCAAAGTTAGTAATACAAGCACGGAAGGTCTTTACATCGTTGCCTCTTCAGATGTTCTTTTAGAAAGAAATATATTTACTCAAAATAATATTGAGAGAATCACAGGATATTATCCTGCAGCGGTTAAAATTTTCAATCAATGCCACAGAGTTATCTGTAGGGATAATCTTGTTATAGATCTTCCATATTCTAATGGGATTTGGTATGATGTTGGAAATGTTGATGGTGTTTTTGTTAACAATTGGGTTCAAAATGTAGGGATTTTACAAAAAGAATTACCAAGAAGATATTGGCCAACCAATAATGGATTTTTCTTTGAAATTTCAAAAGGGGTGATTTGTGCCGGAAATGTATTTGTTAATTGCGAACAAGGAATTTTTATCCTCAATAGTTCAGGTGCTCAAATCTATCAAAACACATTTATAAATAGCACTGTTAATATTGGAAGAACAGGAAGAACCCCTGCTACTGATCGGCTTTTTGGTTGGCATTCAGCTACAGGTCCAGATGTAGAAAAAAGGGAAGGCCATATTTTTGTTAACAATCTTCTTGTGGGAGATGAGAATTTTAATAGGCCTCTATTTATAAGTTGGCAAGAACCATCTTTATGTAGAAAACTAAAAAAACCACAATTGAAAAAAATGGATTATAATGTTTATATAAGAAAAGAAGAAAAATCTGAACCTTTGATTCTGTGGGGGCCAATTGAAAATAATGAAGAATGTCAAATTCCTTTGAGGACCCCAAAGGATTTGAGTAAAATTTATAAAGATTTTTCTACCCATAGTCTTTATTTTCTTAATTACAGAGACCCTATATTTAGAAGCTGGGAACTTGGTAATTATCAATTATTAAAAAATTTCCCAAATGCAGGGACAATTTTACCAGAAGAAGTAAAGAAATTTCTTGGAGATAACGTTGGGGAGAGTCCTTTTGTTGGGGCTTACCCTCCAGGTCAATAA
- a CDS encoding metallophosphoesterase, whose amino-acid sequence MVKILHTSDIHLREYEDNSWKAFVHLIDLANKEKVKFFVISGDLFDEKVSFNKLYPELRPLLNNVEYDFIIIPGNHDEKVFNSDFFLGEKIKIIRKLNEPLEYENVRFFGYPFEKIGAEEIRNNLRKIKELATKDNKVNILLFHGELLNHSFSGSDFGEEETNYMGVWLSAFENINLKYVLAGHFHTNFQVYSLSPDGFFVYPGSPISITRKEIGKRSVNLFELGKPPKQHFINTFYYQKINLSINPEDKIKIKEEIEKILKEIPKEAKVLLTITGYIEEKEEEFQREIKEIEYRFENLEIENKTRGIKHLTEDDLFKIFVEKLEKFPTKRKREIKTLFIRSILESEK is encoded by the coding sequence ATGGTAAAAATTCTACATACATCTGATATCCACCTAAGAGAATACGAAGATAATTCTTGGAAAGCTTTTGTGCATTTAATTGATCTTGCAAACAAAGAAAAAGTAAAATTTTTTGTTATCTCAGGGGATCTTTTTGATGAGAAAGTAAGCTTCAATAAACTATATCCTGAACTTCGACCTCTTTTGAATAATGTAGAATACGACTTTATAATCATTCCAGGGAATCACGATGAGAAAGTGTTTAATTCAGATTTTTTCCTCGGAGAAAAAATAAAAATAATAAGAAAATTAAATGAACCTCTTGAATATGAAAATGTAAGATTCTTTGGATACCCCTTTGAAAAAATTGGCGCAGAAGAGATACGAAATAATCTGAGAAAAATAAAAGAACTTGCAACCAAAGATAATAAGGTAAACATTCTTCTTTTCCATGGAGAACTTCTTAACCACTCATTCTCTGGCTCTGATTTTGGAGAAGAAGAAACCAATTATATGGGTGTTTGGCTCTCGGCCTTTGAAAATATTAACTTAAAATACGTTCTTGCGGGACACTTCCACACTAATTTTCAGGTATACTCGCTTTCTCCGGACGGCTTTTTTGTATATCCTGGTTCCCCTATCTCAATCACAAGAAAAGAAATAGGGAAAAGATCGGTAAATCTCTTTGAATTGGGTAAGCCGCCAAAGCAACATTTTATAAATACATTTTACTACCAAAAAATAAACCTCTCCATAAATCCAGAAGATAAAATTAAGATAAAAGAAGAAATAGAAAAAATATTAAAAGAAATTCCAAAAGAGGCAAAAGTTTTGTTAACCATTACAGGTTATATAGAAGAAAAAGAAGAAGAGTTCCAAAGAGAAATAAAAGAAATTGAATACAGGTTTGAGAATTTGGAAATTGAAAATAAAACAAGAGGAATAAAGCACTTAACCGAAGATGATCTCTTTAAAATTTTCGTAGAAAAATTGGAAAAATTTCCAACGAAAAGAAAAAGAGAAATTAAAACTTTATTTATAAGAAGTATTCTTGAAAGCGAAAAATGA
- the amrS gene encoding AmmeMemoRadiSam system radical SAM enzyme codes for MKEAMFYEKIENKKVRCHLCGWNSILPFGCIIEKDKTGICRVRKNIDGTLYSLIYDKISSMVVHEIERKPLYHFAPGTKAFSICTQGCNWRCKYCQNWALSQGEIYGEGITPKEIVKRAKESGSKGISYTFTEPIIFYELTYETSKIAKKEGLYTTYVTNGFISPEPIREISPYLDAVVVNFKGSGNLDFMKRYVGVPSIEPIYNALLEFKRNNIHIEITDLILPEVGDSKEDIRKLTIWIRDNLSPETPLHFLRFYPDYKVLDLPFTPIETLNEAYKIAKDEGMRYVYLGNVDDSRLNTYCPECGTLLIERKWMKLISIKLKDSRCPICGTSINIKGIEYANY; via the coding sequence ATGAAAGAAGCAATGTTTTATGAAAAAATTGAAAATAAAAAAGTTAGGTGTCATCTTTGCGGTTGGAATTCTATTCTTCCTTTTGGATGTATAATAGAGAAAGATAAAACAGGTATTTGTAGGGTAAGAAAAAATATTGATGGCACACTTTACTCCCTTATATATGATAAGATAAGTTCAATGGTAGTTCACGAAATAGAAAGAAAACCTCTTTATCACTTTGCACCTGGAACTAAGGCATTCTCAATATGCACTCAGGGTTGTAACTGGAGATGTAAATATTGTCAAAATTGGGCGTTAAGTCAAGGTGAAATATATGGAGAAGGAATTACTCCAAAAGAAATTGTGAAAAGAGCAAAAGAATCGGGTTCAAAAGGTATAAGTTACACTTTTACAGAACCTATAATATTTTATGAATTAACTTATGAAACATCCAAGATCGCTAAGAAAGAAGGGTTATACACTACATATGTGACTAATGGATTTATAAGTCCAGAGCCGATAAGGGAAATTTCTCCTTATCTTGATGCTGTTGTTGTAAATTTTAAGGGTTCTGGAAATTTAGATTTTATGAAGAGATACGTTGGAGTTCCTTCTATAGAACCTATTTACAATGCATTACTGGAATTTAAAAGAAATAATATTCATATTGAGATAACTGATTTAATTCTCCCTGAAGTTGGGGATTCTAAAGAAGATATTAGAAAACTTACAATTTGGATAAGGGATAATCTTTCACCCGAAACACCTTTACACTTCTTAAGATTTTATCCTGATTATAAAGTCTTAGATCTTCCATTTACCCCGATTGAAACACTAAATGAAGCATATAAAATAGCGAAGGATGAAGGTATGAGATATGTTTATCTTGGTAATGTTGACGATAGTAGGTTAAATACTTACTGTCCAGAATGCGGAACACTTTTAATAGAGAGAAAATGGATGAAATTAATAAGTATAAAACTTAAAGATTCAAGATGCCCTATTTGTGGAACTTCTATAAATATAAAAGGAATAGAATATGCTAATTATTAG
- a CDS encoding endo-1,4-beta-xylanase encodes MKRIFILFLICISEIYAYKIPSGPRLREIVVEKYRDPVYGDSIIIGGTTGSQQALGGEVGRILCYEFNYVTPENDFKQEWIHPDNSTWNWSQADAWFTYMKKCKSYYGREIEILRMHCPIGPQCSPWARDDSRTPTELDTNMTQFLRAICQKYNDSTQIKYMDVVNETAVEGSWHKDKPGIPDWECPWYKIGLDTFQLPEGKLIIPKYITKAFQIANEYAPDIKLIYNHHEDPTNSSWTLIKKTISHLIDNLGLRVDGIGWQAHVDVGWEKNSNNLTALRNLIDWAHSKGLEFHITEASVWIKTGATPENFEKQAVTYRAILDILLEKRFTGKVGWNTWNIQDDFGWHIEWYPSLFNGADSNYSAKPAYYAIQSALLGQGIEEPIENISTLKLYNSPNPFSGKTTIFFDLPKRGFVSLKIYNLAGEEIKTLLSGNMEIGSYKIEWIPQEVPQGIYLVYLIQENLIAKQKLILVK; translated from the coding sequence ATGAAACGTATATTTATATTATTTTTAATATGTATCTCAGAAATCTACGCTTATAAGATACCCTCTGGCCCCAGGCTAAGAGAGATTGTGGTAGAGAAATATCGAGATCCCGTATATGGCGATAGTATTATTATTGGTGGAACCACAGGAAGCCAACAAGCTTTGGGCGGAGAAGTGGGAAGAATTTTATGTTATGAATTTAACTATGTAACTCCTGAAAATGATTTTAAACAAGAATGGATTCATCCTGATAATTCAACTTGGAATTGGTCACAAGCTGATGCTTGGTTTACTTATATGAAAAAGTGCAAGAGTTACTATGGTCGTGAAATTGAAATACTTAGAATGCATTGCCCTATTGGTCCTCAATGTTCTCCTTGGGCACGAGACGATAGTAGAACCCCTACCGAACTTGATACAAATATGACTCAATTTCTAAGAGCTATTTGCCAGAAATATAATGATTCAACCCAAATTAAATATATGGACGTTGTAAATGAAACTGCTGTAGAAGGTTCTTGGCATAAGGATAAGCCTGGAATTCCCGATTGGGAATGCCCTTGGTATAAGATTGGTTTAGATACTTTCCAATTACCAGAAGGTAAATTAATTATACCTAAATACATAACAAAAGCCTTTCAGATTGCAAATGAATACGCTCCTGATATTAAGCTTATTTACAATCACCACGAAGATCCAACGAACTCTTCTTGGACTTTAATAAAAAAAACAATAAGCCATCTTATAGATAATTTAGGGCTCCGTGTAGATGGAATAGGTTGGCAAGCCCATGTTGATGTAGGATGGGAAAAAAATAGTAATAATTTAACCGCCTTAAGAAATTTAATTGATTGGGCGCATAGCAAAGGTCTTGAGTTTCATATTACAGAAGCAAGTGTTTGGATTAAAACTGGTGCGACCCCAGAGAATTTTGAAAAACAAGCTGTTACCTATCGCGCTATTTTAGATATTCTACTTGAAAAACGTTTTACAGGCAAAGTTGGCTGGAATACTTGGAATATACAAGATGATTTTGGATGGCATATTGAATGGTACCCCTCTCTCTTCAACGGAGCTGATTCTAACTATTCTGCAAAACCAGCTTATTATGCAATTCAGTCAGCTCTTCTTGGGCAAGGAATTGAAGAACCTATAGAAAATATTAGCACTCTAAAATTGTATAATAGCCCAAATCCATTTAGTGGAAAGACTACAATCTTTTTTGATCTTCCTAAAAGAGGTTTTGTAAGCTTAAAGATTTATAATTTAGCTGGAGAAGAAATAAAGACTTTACTTTCCGGGAATATGGAAATTGGGAGCTATAAGATAGAATGGATTCCACAGGAAGTGCCACAAGGGATTTACTTAGTTTATCTTATCCAAGAAAATCTAATAGCAAAACAAAAACTGATTCTCGTGAAATAA
- a CDS encoding DUF5362 family protein, which yields MRTKKELEQKLSTSCKEMSGWIKFLAIFWIVSGGVYAMTIVGAVIAWIQIWIGIILLRISKSCKAVTEGGFESLGDMFSSLKTFFVLNGVFTIIIIFLSILWAIIFGFTIIGRFLRETGGLY from the coding sequence ATGAGAACAAAAAAAGAATTGGAGCAAAAATTGAGCACAAGTTGTAAGGAAATGAGTGGTTGGATAAAATTTCTTGCAATTTTTTGGATTGTCTCAGGTGGAGTTTATGCAATGACAATTGTAGGTGCAGTGATAGCCTGGATTCAAATATGGATTGGGATTATTCTCTTACGAATATCAAAGAGTTGTAAAGCTGTTACCGAGGGTGGTTTTGAATCTCTCGGAGATATGTTTTCCTCTCTCAAGACTTTTTTTGTTCTAAATGGGGTTTTTACAATAATAATCATTTTTTTGAGCATTTTATGGGCCATAATATTTGGATTTACGATTATTGGAAGATTTCTTAGAGAAACAGGAGGGCTATATTAG